The genomic segment CCCGTCCGGTCTGGGCCGCGAGCATAACCAGCCACCCGAGCGCGACGCTACCCACGAACCAGGGCGTCGATTGCCGGAGGGTCAGGTCGGCGTAAACGGTCAGGTTTTGCAGTACGACCGCAACGCCGGCGAGTCCGAGAAAGGGCGCCCAGAGCCAGTCGGCGGGCCGGAGGGCGCGCCGCCGCCCCCAGAGGAGCCAGGCGAGCGGTGCGCCAACCACCCACGGGGTGCAGAACGCGACCGACAGGCACCATGCGGTGGACATGGGGCAACCCGCGGCGTTTGGACGAGATACCTACGGGTTAATCGGCCTGGGAAGCCGGGTAACTAAAGATGAATAGCTGAGTGGGTTTCTTGTTCTGGGACCCCGGCCGTCCCGGCCGCTCTTTGCATTGCGAGTCGGCTAAGACGCAATTGGGTTTGGGGGTCTCGGTGCTTGCTTTTGGCCCTCTCCCCTTTGGAATTCGGGAGCCCACGTGGCGTTCCCCGATTCCAAAGGGGAGAGGGCAAGAGCCAACCTCAACCGCTCCTCTTCGGCTCGATCGCATGAGAGCCGGTCGCGGCTCAGAAAACAGCACCCACGTGAGCCGGTCACGGATTCGATTCCACAGCAGTGAAGACTACCGTATCGCCTTCCTGCTTCGCGCTGTACGTCGTGAGCCTGTCCTGTTCTTTCTGTTTCGCCATCCAGGGAAGGTCCACGCTCCCTTTGCCGTCGGCCGGGGCTTGGAGGACCGTGTGCGATTTGCCCTCGCGGTTCGAGCGGATTTCGAGTCGGTACTCGCGCTTGGCGCCGGCCAGGTTCATCGGGGCCGGCGGGAGCGGCAACTCGGCCTTCAACACCGGCCCGGACGCCCCGAACGTGCCGGTCACCATCGTTACGGTTAGCGGGTGCGGCGCCACGCGCTCGTGCCCGAGCTTGATCCGCAGGATCGCGTCCGACCCGCCGGCCGCTTTGTTCGTGGCTTTCCGATCACCGGCCCACTCGCCGGACACGACCGCGGATTGTTTGTCCTCGGCGATCTTCACCGTCACGTTTTTCACGCTCGAGGGCACTTCGGCGATTGTGGCCGCGGTGAACGTGTGGTTGGGGCGGGCGTGGATGGTCTTGTGGAAGGTTGTTGTTTTGTCGGACGGGACCGGGACCGCGACGGATTCCGTCGTCGCGGTGTGGTCCACGCGGGTGCCGGAGTCGATCACCTTCAACACGGCCATCGTGGTGCCGTCGCGGGGCGCTTCGACCTTCACGGGGGTCGATTGCTTCGCGCCCAGTTTGCCGTTGTGCGCGACCAGCGAGACCGCGAACGTGCCGGGCTTCTCGAAGGTCACGAGCCGGTCGATCTTCCCGCCGTCGGACACCTCCACGCGGCCGTCGCCGAAGTCCCACACGCACGCCCCGGCGTTGGACACGTCGGCGGTGAGGCGGAACGTCGCGGGCGCGACCGCGGCCGGCGACACCGGGCTGAGCGCGAACGCCACGATCTGCGGCGGCGGAGCGTCCTTCACCCCGTAAGCGACTTCGACGGGCACCGCGCGCTCGTTCTCGTCTCCGAGATAGTTCCGGACGGTGAGCTTCACGTGGTACGTGCCGGGCTTGGCGTACCCGTGCGTGACGTGCTGGTCGGGTGTGAACGGCTCGAGTGGGGAGCCGTCGCCGAAGTCCCACCAGCCGCTTTCGCCGCTGGCGTGGTTCTGGCAGGCCACGGTCAACCCGTCGGGGGTTGTGGCAAAGTTCGCGACCGGCTTGGTCGGTTTCACCACCCGATCGACCACCGCCGTGACGTAAGTACCAACGGCCCCGCCGCCGAGACCAAGGACCCCGTCGACCGCCGCCTTCAACCACCCGTGCTTGGCGGCCGCGGGGGACGGAGCGGCTGTAGGGGTCTGTTCGGATTCGGCCATCGCGCGGCCCTCCATTTATTCGGGACGAATGTTGGGCTGCGGAGGATATGTCACGGAGAAGGGCCGAGCAAGGCGAACCCGGGCGAAATGCACGACAGGACGAACGCGGGCTTCCCTGGCGGGCGAAATGGTATATCACGCCGCGGGCTGCACCCGCTGTTCGATGCAGGTCCGCTCGTAAGTCGCTTCCAGTTCAACAGGTAGGCACAATCCGCCCCTCAGCCAGAGGGGCAGGGTCGGCAGGGGCTGGTCGACCGCGATCGGTTCGCGCCAGACGTCCAGAACTGTGGTGTCGCCACGCTCCACGGGCCGGTATGCGGACCCGCTCAGAGTGGGTTCGCATACCGGGTCATCGGCGCCCAACCGGATCAACAACTCGCGGTGAAGGTCCGCGAATCGCTCGGTCACCACGTCCACCAGGACGAGCCCCACGCCGGCCTGAATGTAGGCGGCGCACTTCGACACGAGCGCGTCCCGGTGCAATTGGCGATCTTTGTTGGTCGGACTCACCAACTCAATAGCTCCAGCCAGGAGTGGACCGCCAGACTTACTGAAGATACCGATCTCGACCACCGCTCCGGGGAACTCCAACGGCAAACTGTTTTGTGGGGGTGGTGCGATCCAACCCGTCGCGGGAGTTGCGCCGGGTTCCTCGAACGTGGCGACGTCGATTTCGACACCAAATTGCACGTTCGCTTCCGCGAAGTACCCGGCAGGAAGAAGTGTGTTCAGTTGAGAGGAAAGATACGTCGCCCACGAATTGAGGAACGAGTGCAAGTGCCTCCGCTCGCTGAGGGGGGGGGGAAGTGATCCATCAGTGGCATGGGACATCCTCGAAACGGAGCTTTGCTTTACACGGCACACGCTCCTTCTCCGGAACGATCCCATTCGCCCGCACGCGCACACCACGACCTACTTCTCCAGCCCCAGGAACCGCTGGTTGGCGTCGAAGCGGCCGGCGAACGCCTTGTCCTTCAGGTAGTTCGCGCGCGTGTGCCGGGTCGTCGGCCGCCCGGTCACAGCGACCAACATTTCTTCCGAGTGCAGCTCGGACGCGAGCTGCGCGTCCTCGCCGAGGATCACCCGCCAACTGTTCCGCGACGCGTGCCCCGGCACGCCGAACGCCTGGAGCACCGCGGCGTTGTTCACCAGCGACTCCCAGTTGTTCGGGTACAGCCGCATCATCTGGCTCAGGTCCTGCCAGAACGTCCACAGTTGCAGACCGTAGCCGCGGAGCAGCGAAACGGCCTGCGGCAGCAGGTCGAGCGAGCCGAGCTGGGCCGCTTCGTCGAGCAGGAACAGGGTGCGCTGTTTCGGGAGCCGCGTGCGGCGCATCACCACGGTCAACAGCGTGACCACCCACAACCGCAGGAGCGAGCGGTGGCTGTGCAGCTTCTCGGGCGGCAGCACGAGGTAGATCGTCATCGGCTTGTTGTCGAGCAGGTCGTTCAGTGCGAACGTGGACCGCTCCAGGCTGCGCGACACGCAGGTGCTGCCGAGGCACTTCACAAACGTGGTCGCGGTGGTGCGGATGCACGGCCGCGTCTTGTCCGAGGGGGCCGCGAGGTACGCGACGAACTCGTCCCGCGCCAGCGGCGACATGGTCTTCTTGCGCGTGTCCAGGGCGACCGCCAGCGTGTAGTCGAGGTCGTCGTTGTAGAGCAGCTCGCGGAGCGTGCAGAGGTTCCGCTTCTCCGGCGGCGAACTCGTCGCCACGTCCGCGACGAGGCCCGATACCAGCCCGCGGCCGGTGTCCTCCCAGTAGCGGTCCGTGCTGAACTCGTGGCCCACGGCGAGCTGGGCGGCGAGCATTTCGGCGTCGGATTCGGGGTCCGAGCCGGGCACGCCGAAGAGGTCGAACGGGTTCAGCTTGTCGCCCTTGTCCTTCGCCGTAACCAGGCCGAAGGGGTCCAGGACGACCACCTGTTGGCCCATCTCGCGGCGGTGCCGGGCGGTGACCTGGTAGTTCTCCCCCTTGATATCCGTGACGATGATCGTGCCGGGGTACGTTAGCAGTGCCGGGATGATCGCGCCGACGCCCTTGCCGGCGCCGGTCGGGGCGATGGTGAGCAGGTGGCCGTCGCCGTCGTACGTGAGCGCGGCACGCGTGGAGACGCCGCTGACCGTGGGTTTAAAGCCGATGCTCGGTTTGTGGTCCGTGCCGTCCCATCCGAGAAACAGAGCGGAGCCGTCGTCGGGAAGGATCTTGGAAATCGTGCGACGGGGGCCGGGCTTCTTGCGTGAGCGCCGCCCGGCCGTGCGTGAAGAATCGGCGTTGCTCTCGGCCGGGTCGAACATGGGCTGCTCCTGCGTGGTCGGCAAGACGAACCTCCCGGAGTACCGCGGCGCGCGCCTGTTGGGGAAGCTCATCTATGATACGCGGTCGCGGCTCCCGTTTTGCCCCATTTTTCGCCCGGATGATGTGGGCGAAGGGTCCCGTGTGTGCTGGGCGCGAAAAAAAACCGCCCGGTGAACCCACCGGGCGGTTGAGGGGTCTGTCAGAATCACGAATTACGGCTTGTGGGCCTTGTGGCACGCCCCGCACGAACTGCCGATCGCCTTGCCCGCCTTGGCGGCCGCGTCCGCGTCCTTCTTTTCCACGGCGTCGGACAGGGCCTTCGTGTTGTCCGCGTACTTGCCGGCCAGATCCTCCCACGACTTCGC from the Frigoriglobus tundricola genome contains:
- a CDS encoding PKD domain-containing protein, with product MAESEQTPTAAPSPAAAKHGWLKAAVDGVLGLGGGAVGTYVTAVVDRVVKPTKPVANFATTPDGLTVACQNHASGESGWWDFGDGSPLEPFTPDQHVTHGYAKPGTYHVKLTVRNYLGDENERAVPVEVAYGVKDAPPPQIVAFALSPVSPAAVAPATFRLTADVSNAGACVWDFGDGRVEVSDGGKIDRLVTFEKPGTFAVSLVAHNGKLGAKQSTPVKVEAPRDGTTMAVLKVIDSGTRVDHTATTESVAVPVPSDKTTTFHKTIHARPNHTFTAATIAEVPSSVKNVTVKIAEDKQSAVVSGEWAGDRKATNKAAGGSDAILRIKLGHERVAPHPLTVTMVTGTFGASGPVLKAELPLPPAPMNLAGAKREYRLEIRSNREGKSHTVLQAPADGKGSVDLPWMAKQKEQDRLTTYSAKQEGDTVVFTAVESNP
- a CDS encoding type IV secretory system conjugative DNA transfer family protein, producing MPTTQEQPMFDPAESNADSSRTAGRRSRKKPGPRRTISKILPDDGSALFLGWDGTDHKPSIGFKPTVSGVSTRAALTYDGDGHLLTIAPTGAGKGVGAIIPALLTYPGTIIVTDIKGENYQVTARHRREMGQQVVVLDPFGLVTAKDKGDKLNPFDLFGVPGSDPESDAEMLAAQLAVGHEFSTDRYWEDTGRGLVSGLVADVATSSPPEKRNLCTLRELLYNDDLDYTLAVALDTRKKTMSPLARDEFVAYLAAPSDKTRPCIRTTATTFVKCLGSTCVSRSLERSTFALNDLLDNKPMTIYLVLPPEKLHSHRSLLRLWVVTLLTVVMRRTRLPKQRTLFLLDEAAQLGSLDLLPQAVSLLRGYGLQLWTFWQDLSQMMRLYPNNWESLVNNAAVLQAFGVPGHASRNSWRVILGEDAQLASELHSEEMLVAVTGRPTTRHTRANYLKDKAFAGRFDANQRFLGLEK